One window of the Rosa rugosa chromosome 3, drRosRugo1.1, whole genome shotgun sequence genome contains the following:
- the LOC133740416 gene encoding disease resistance protein RUN1-like isoform X2, whose amino-acid sequence MALVRSAHPEPSSFPNASPSISSHDVFLSFRGEDTRKTFTDHLYTALMNAGFRTFRDDNDLQRGKNIKPELEKAIEQSRSSVIVFSKDYASSGWCLDELLMIMKRRRTADHIVLPVFYDVDPSHVRKQTGSLAKAFARHEKNQSLKGKVKRWREALTEAADLSGMVLQNEADGHESKFIKKVVKVIEDRLRRTPLSVDRHLVGIKSQVEEINLWLEDGSTDNFILLVYGMRGIGKSTIAKYVYNLNYHRFERCSFLEDIREFSKQSNGLVDLQKRLLYDILSGKKVKIQGISEGIAKIEDAVSSRRVFLVLDDVDHVDHLDALLRMQNRFYPGSKIIITTSCAGLVEAHRQFVKVHEVNTLEFDESLELFSWHAFGQSHPIESYMDLSRRIVDHCGQLPLALKVLGSSLSGKRLGFWKSYVNKLEVIPHGDILKTLKISYESLQDDHDRNLFLHIACFFIGMEKDVIVTILDDSDIFPEVGIQNLIDRCLVTIEYNKVQMHNLIRDMGREIARLESKEPRKRRRLWHHKDSIKVLTENNGTEEIEGIVVNMLLHPTYTSPSRNASKVVLETNAFTRMHNLRFLQLSHVQLNGSYEEFPAGLRWLCWTKYPLASLPNEFPLESVVALEMCYSNLRQVWRRTKYMYIPSLKVLNLSHSHDLTETPDFSSIPNLERLNLRDCVSLIDVHESIGSLERLVYWNVEDCTSIRRLPKNISFLVSLEVLIISGCSSLGEFPVDMRKMESLKEFQADGVPIHRLLVTTTREVELCSSPIQELSWASYLPRNLVNLSLRNCNLLDDDFPSDVANLLSLQNLDLSGNPISRLPDCIRGVTGLQELSFQDCTKLKSLLRLPDSLIFIMGGCTSLEKGDFKMEPIERVDKEMLKLLSLGNLETLENILMDSTSFSRWKGTHPVQGLYENGIFSTFLPGDEVPGQFSHRSRGSSVSFTVPLLPNLNIRGLNVFSVIAQSNNNDSDPLTNSVNIDGFYPAITVAINKSKGLKWIYGPQFYGVPGEGKDVIWLSHWKFGNRLTCGDKVTILIYTKSDFKVKECGIQLVYYDEKDQEKISGTQLGASTVDDLCFLRAGVRSTIPCHPRIGITFMGRLLFYEGIEDNDLIRDINEKSEKEEGQEGDLVLTFAAQSGSNSNKRGLISRGWKGIMMATILILSLPLVTRSSLFQQRKKQQSTSPP is encoded by the exons ATGGCTCTTGTAAGATCAGCTCATCCAGAACCCTCCTCTTTCCCAAATGCTTCTCCTTCAATATCTAGTCATGATGTGTTCTTGAGTTTCCGAGGTGAAGACACTCGGAAGACTTTCACTGACCACCTCTATACAGCCTTAATGAATGCAGGCTTTCGTACGTTTCGAGATGACAATGATCTTCAAAGAGGAAAAAATATTAAGCCGGAACTGGAGAAAGCCATCGAGCAGTCCCGAAGTTCTGTGATTGTGTTCTCCAAAGACTATGCATCTTCTGGTTGGTGCCTTGACGAGCTTTTGATGATCATGAAACGGAGGAGGACAGCTGATCACATAGTTTTACCCGTCTTCTATGATGTCGATCCATCCCATGTGAGGAAGCAAACAGGAAGTCTTGCGAAAGCATTTGCTAGACACGAAAAAAATCAATCCTTGAAGGGCAAGGTGAAGCGATGGAGGGAAGCACTTACAGAAGCTGCAGATCTATCAGGAATGGTCTTGCAAAATGAAGCTGACGG GCATGAGTCAAAGTTCATAAAGAAAGTTGTCAAAGTAATTGAAGATAGACTGAGGCGCACACCCTTGAGCGTTGACAGACACTTGGTTGGAATCAAGTCTCAAGTTGAAGAGATCAACTTGTGGTTAGAAGATGGATCAACTGATAATTTCATACTTCTAGTCTATGGAATGCGAGGAATTGGAAAGTCGACCATAGCAAAATATGTTTATAATCTGAACTATCACAGATTTGAGAGATGCAGTTTCCTTGAAGATATCAGAGAATTTTCCAAACAATCTAATGGCTTGGTTGATTTGCAGAAGCGACTTCTTTATGATATTCTGAGTGGAAAGAAAGTCAAAATACAGGGTATTAGTGAGGGGATAGCTAAGATTGAAGATGCTGTGAGCTCTAGAAGGGTTTTTCTTGTTCTCGATGATGTGGATCATGTGGACCACTTAGATGCATTACTTAGAATGCAAAACCGGTTCTATCCAGGAAGTAAAATTATCATAACAACTAGCTGTGCAGGACTGGTAGAAGCTCATCGACAATTTGTTAAGGTGCATGAAGTTAATACTTTGGAGTTCGATGAATCTTTGGAACTCTTTAGTTGGCATGCTTTTGGACAGAGCCATCCCATTGAAAGTTACATGGATCTTTCCCGAAGGATAGTTGATCACTGTGGACAACTTCCACTGGCTCTTAAAGTTTTAGGTTCTTCTTTATCAGGGAAGAGATTAGGTTTTTGGAAAAGTTATGTAAATAAATTGGAAGTAATTCCACATGGTGATATCTTGAAGACACTCAAAATAAGCTATGAATCCTTACAAGATGATCATGACAGAAACTTATTCCTTCATATTGCATGCTTTTTCATCGGAATGGAGAAAGATGTCATTGTTACAATTTTAGATGACTCCGATATCTTCCCGGAAGTTGGCATTCAAAATCTCATTGATAGATGTTTGGTAACAATTGAATACAACAAGGTGCAAATGCATAACTTGATTCGCGACATGGGAAGAGAAATTGCTCGTCTAGAATCAAAGGAGCCAAGAAAACGCAGAAGATTATGGCATCATAAGGATTCTATCAAAGTTCTGACAGAAAATAAT GGTACCGAAGAAATTGAAGGTATTGTTGTCAATATGCTACTGCACCCTACATATACTTCCCCTTCAAGAAATGCAAGTAAGGTAGTCTTGGAAACCAATGCATTTACAAGGATGCACAATCTAAGATTCCTCCAGCTTAGTCATGTACAACTCAATGGAAGCTATGAAGAATTTCCAGCAGGATTAAGATGGCTGTGCTGGACTAAATATCCTTTAGCTTCTTTACCCAATGAATTCCCATTAGAGAGCGTTGTTGCTCTTGAAATGTGTTACAGTAATTTGAGACAAGTTTGGAGGAGAACAAAG TATATGTATATCCCTTCGCTAAAGGTCCTAAATCTCAGCCACTCTCATGACTTAACTGAAACCCCTGACTTTTCGTCTATTCCCAATCTTGAGAGACTGAATCTTAGAGACTGCGTAAGCTTGATTGATGTCCATGAGTCTATTGGAAGCCTAGAGAGACTTGTTTATTGGAATGTAGAAGATTGCACAAGTATTAGGAGGCTTCCCAAGAACATTTCTTTTCTAGTTTCACTGGAAGTACTTATCATTTCTGGTTGTTCAAGTCTTGGTGAGTTTCCAGTGGACATGAGGAAGATGGAATCTCTCAAAGAATTTCAGGCAGATGGAGTTCCAATACATCGGTTACTAGTCACTACCACCAGGGAGGTCGAACTGTGCTCAAGTCCGATTCAAGAACTTTCTTGGGCTTCTTATCTTCCAAGGAATTTAGTAAACTTGAGTCTAAGAAACTGCAATCTTTTGGATGATGATTTTCCTAGTGATGTTGCTAATCTATTGTCATTGCAAAACTTGGATCTCAGCGGGAACCCAATTTCTAGGCTACCGGATTGTATAAGAGGTGTTACTGGCCTCCAAGAACTCTCTTTCCAAGATTGTACAAAGCTCAAATCACTTCTAAGGCTACCAGATTCACTTATTTTCATTATGGGCGGGTGCACATCATTGGAAAAA GGTGACTTCAAGATGGAACCCATTGAAAGAGTTGATAAAGAAATGCTAAAACTTTTGAGTCTAGGCAACCTGGAAACCTTGGAAAACATTTTGATGGACAGTACATCCTTTTCTCGATGGAAGGGAACACATCCCGtccag GGACTGTACGAAAATGGTATATTCAGCACATTCCTTCCTGGAGACGAAGTTCCAGGCCAGTTCAGCCATAGAAGCAGAGGGTCCTCTGTATCCTTTACTGTGCCTTTACTTCCCAATCTCAATATACGAGGGCTGAATGTCTTCTCGGTCATAGCACAATCCAACAACAATGATTCTGATCCTCTGACCAATAGTGTCAATATTGACGGTTTTTATCCGGCAATTACCGTCGCGATTAATAAGAGCAAGGGGCTGAAGTGGATCTATGGTCCACAATTCTATGGCGTTCCAGGTGAAGGAAAAGATGTGATATGGTTAAGTCACTGGAAGTTTGGGAATCGACTTACATGTGGTGATAAGGTGACTATTTTAATATATACAAAATCTGATTTCAAGGTGAAGGAGTGTGGCATCCAGCTTGTTTACTACGATGAGAAAGATCAAGAGAAGATAAGTGGTACCCAACTTGGGGCTTCCACCGTGGACGATCTTTGTTTCCTCCGAGCTGGAGTTCGGTCAACAATACCCTGTCATCCGCGCATTGGAATAACCTTCATGGGCCGCTTACTCTTCTACGAAGGAATAGAAGATAATGACCTCATTAGGGATATCAATGAAAAATCAG agaaagaagaagggCAAGAGGGTGACCTCGTCCTCACTTTTGCAGCACAAAGTGGCAGCAATAGCAATAAACGAGGTTTGATCAGCAGAGGTTGGAAGGGGATCATGATGGCCACCATCCTcattctttctcttcctctggTTACTCGCTCTTCTCTCTTCCAGCAGCGAAAGAAACAACAGTCCACAAGCCCTCCATGA
- the LOC133740416 gene encoding disease resistance protein RUN1-like isoform X1, which produces MALVRSAHPEPSSFPNASPSISSHDVFLSFRGEDTRKTFTDHLYTALMNAGFRTFRDDNDLQRGKNIKPELEKAIEQSRSSVIVFSKDYASSGWCLDELLMIMKRRRTADHIVLPVFYDVDPSHVRKQTGSLAKAFARHEKNQSLKGKVKRWREALTEAADLSGMVLQNEADGHESKFIKKVVKVIEDRLRRTPLSVDRHLVGIKSQVEEINLWLEDGSTDNFILLVYGMRGIGKSTIAKYVYNLNYHRFERCSFLEDIREFSKQSNGLVDLQKRLLYDILSGKKVKIQGISEGIAKIEDAVSSRRVFLVLDDVDHVDHLDALLRMQNRFYPGSKIIITTSCAGLVEAHRQFVKVHEVNTLEFDESLELFSWHAFGQSHPIESYMDLSRRIVDHCGQLPLALKVLGSSLSGKRLGFWKSYVNKLEVIPHGDILKTLKISYESLQDDHDRNLFLHIACFFIGMEKDVIVTILDDSDIFPEVGIQNLIDRCLVTIEYNKVQMHNLIRDMGREIARLESKEPRKRRRLWHHKDSIKVLTENNGTEEIEGIVVNMLLHPTYTSPSRNASKVVLETNAFTRMHNLRFLQLSHVQLNGSYEEFPAGLRWLCWTKYPLASLPNEFPLESVVALEMCYSNLRQVWRRTKYMYIPSLKVLNLSHSHDLTETPDFSSIPNLERLNLRDCVSLIDVHESIGSLERLVYWNVEDCTSIRRLPKNISFLVSLEVLIISGCSSLGEFPVDMRKMESLKEFQADGVPIHRLLVTTTREVELCSSPIQELSWASYLPRNLVNLSLRNCNLLDDDFPSDVANLLSLQNLDLSGNPISRLPDCIRGVTGLQELSFQDCTKLKSLLRLPDSLIFIMGGCTSLEKVTFQSLSRTDCDWWSNHNLVELQGDFKMEPIERVDKEMLKLLSLGNLETLENILMDSTSFSRWKGTHPVQGLYENGIFSTFLPGDEVPGQFSHRSRGSSVSFTVPLLPNLNIRGLNVFSVIAQSNNNDSDPLTNSVNIDGFYPAITVAINKSKGLKWIYGPQFYGVPGEGKDVIWLSHWKFGNRLTCGDKVTILIYTKSDFKVKECGIQLVYYDEKDQEKISGTQLGASTVDDLCFLRAGVRSTIPCHPRIGITFMGRLLFYEGIEDNDLIRDINEKSEKEEGQEGDLVLTFAAQSGSNSNKRGLISRGWKGIMMATILILSLPLVTRSSLFQQRKKQQSTSPP; this is translated from the exons ATGGCTCTTGTAAGATCAGCTCATCCAGAACCCTCCTCTTTCCCAAATGCTTCTCCTTCAATATCTAGTCATGATGTGTTCTTGAGTTTCCGAGGTGAAGACACTCGGAAGACTTTCACTGACCACCTCTATACAGCCTTAATGAATGCAGGCTTTCGTACGTTTCGAGATGACAATGATCTTCAAAGAGGAAAAAATATTAAGCCGGAACTGGAGAAAGCCATCGAGCAGTCCCGAAGTTCTGTGATTGTGTTCTCCAAAGACTATGCATCTTCTGGTTGGTGCCTTGACGAGCTTTTGATGATCATGAAACGGAGGAGGACAGCTGATCACATAGTTTTACCCGTCTTCTATGATGTCGATCCATCCCATGTGAGGAAGCAAACAGGAAGTCTTGCGAAAGCATTTGCTAGACACGAAAAAAATCAATCCTTGAAGGGCAAGGTGAAGCGATGGAGGGAAGCACTTACAGAAGCTGCAGATCTATCAGGAATGGTCTTGCAAAATGAAGCTGACGG GCATGAGTCAAAGTTCATAAAGAAAGTTGTCAAAGTAATTGAAGATAGACTGAGGCGCACACCCTTGAGCGTTGACAGACACTTGGTTGGAATCAAGTCTCAAGTTGAAGAGATCAACTTGTGGTTAGAAGATGGATCAACTGATAATTTCATACTTCTAGTCTATGGAATGCGAGGAATTGGAAAGTCGACCATAGCAAAATATGTTTATAATCTGAACTATCACAGATTTGAGAGATGCAGTTTCCTTGAAGATATCAGAGAATTTTCCAAACAATCTAATGGCTTGGTTGATTTGCAGAAGCGACTTCTTTATGATATTCTGAGTGGAAAGAAAGTCAAAATACAGGGTATTAGTGAGGGGATAGCTAAGATTGAAGATGCTGTGAGCTCTAGAAGGGTTTTTCTTGTTCTCGATGATGTGGATCATGTGGACCACTTAGATGCATTACTTAGAATGCAAAACCGGTTCTATCCAGGAAGTAAAATTATCATAACAACTAGCTGTGCAGGACTGGTAGAAGCTCATCGACAATTTGTTAAGGTGCATGAAGTTAATACTTTGGAGTTCGATGAATCTTTGGAACTCTTTAGTTGGCATGCTTTTGGACAGAGCCATCCCATTGAAAGTTACATGGATCTTTCCCGAAGGATAGTTGATCACTGTGGACAACTTCCACTGGCTCTTAAAGTTTTAGGTTCTTCTTTATCAGGGAAGAGATTAGGTTTTTGGAAAAGTTATGTAAATAAATTGGAAGTAATTCCACATGGTGATATCTTGAAGACACTCAAAATAAGCTATGAATCCTTACAAGATGATCATGACAGAAACTTATTCCTTCATATTGCATGCTTTTTCATCGGAATGGAGAAAGATGTCATTGTTACAATTTTAGATGACTCCGATATCTTCCCGGAAGTTGGCATTCAAAATCTCATTGATAGATGTTTGGTAACAATTGAATACAACAAGGTGCAAATGCATAACTTGATTCGCGACATGGGAAGAGAAATTGCTCGTCTAGAATCAAAGGAGCCAAGAAAACGCAGAAGATTATGGCATCATAAGGATTCTATCAAAGTTCTGACAGAAAATAAT GGTACCGAAGAAATTGAAGGTATTGTTGTCAATATGCTACTGCACCCTACATATACTTCCCCTTCAAGAAATGCAAGTAAGGTAGTCTTGGAAACCAATGCATTTACAAGGATGCACAATCTAAGATTCCTCCAGCTTAGTCATGTACAACTCAATGGAAGCTATGAAGAATTTCCAGCAGGATTAAGATGGCTGTGCTGGACTAAATATCCTTTAGCTTCTTTACCCAATGAATTCCCATTAGAGAGCGTTGTTGCTCTTGAAATGTGTTACAGTAATTTGAGACAAGTTTGGAGGAGAACAAAG TATATGTATATCCCTTCGCTAAAGGTCCTAAATCTCAGCCACTCTCATGACTTAACTGAAACCCCTGACTTTTCGTCTATTCCCAATCTTGAGAGACTGAATCTTAGAGACTGCGTAAGCTTGATTGATGTCCATGAGTCTATTGGAAGCCTAGAGAGACTTGTTTATTGGAATGTAGAAGATTGCACAAGTATTAGGAGGCTTCCCAAGAACATTTCTTTTCTAGTTTCACTGGAAGTACTTATCATTTCTGGTTGTTCAAGTCTTGGTGAGTTTCCAGTGGACATGAGGAAGATGGAATCTCTCAAAGAATTTCAGGCAGATGGAGTTCCAATACATCGGTTACTAGTCACTACCACCAGGGAGGTCGAACTGTGCTCAAGTCCGATTCAAGAACTTTCTTGGGCTTCTTATCTTCCAAGGAATTTAGTAAACTTGAGTCTAAGAAACTGCAATCTTTTGGATGATGATTTTCCTAGTGATGTTGCTAATCTATTGTCATTGCAAAACTTGGATCTCAGCGGGAACCCAATTTCTAGGCTACCGGATTGTATAAGAGGTGTTACTGGCCTCCAAGAACTCTCTTTCCAAGATTGTACAAAGCTCAAATCACTTCTAAGGCTACCAGATTCACTTATTTTCATTATGGGCGGGTGCACATCATTGGAAAAAGTAACATTTCAATCTCTTTCTCGAACTGATTGTGATTGGTGGTCCAACCATAACCTTGTTGAGTTACAGGGTGACTTCAAGATGGAACCCATTGAAAGAGTTGATAAAGAAATGCTAAAACTTTTGAGTCTAGGCAACCTGGAAACCTTGGAAAACATTTTGATGGACAGTACATCCTTTTCTCGATGGAAGGGAACACATCCCGtccag GGACTGTACGAAAATGGTATATTCAGCACATTCCTTCCTGGAGACGAAGTTCCAGGCCAGTTCAGCCATAGAAGCAGAGGGTCCTCTGTATCCTTTACTGTGCCTTTACTTCCCAATCTCAATATACGAGGGCTGAATGTCTTCTCGGTCATAGCACAATCCAACAACAATGATTCTGATCCTCTGACCAATAGTGTCAATATTGACGGTTTTTATCCGGCAATTACCGTCGCGATTAATAAGAGCAAGGGGCTGAAGTGGATCTATGGTCCACAATTCTATGGCGTTCCAGGTGAAGGAAAAGATGTGATATGGTTAAGTCACTGGAAGTTTGGGAATCGACTTACATGTGGTGATAAGGTGACTATTTTAATATATACAAAATCTGATTTCAAGGTGAAGGAGTGTGGCATCCAGCTTGTTTACTACGATGAGAAAGATCAAGAGAAGATAAGTGGTACCCAACTTGGGGCTTCCACCGTGGACGATCTTTGTTTCCTCCGAGCTGGAGTTCGGTCAACAATACCCTGTCATCCGCGCATTGGAATAACCTTCATGGGCCGCTTACTCTTCTACGAAGGAATAGAAGATAATGACCTCATTAGGGATATCAATGAAAAATCAG agaaagaagaagggCAAGAGGGTGACCTCGTCCTCACTTTTGCAGCACAAAGTGGCAGCAATAGCAATAAACGAGGTTTGATCAGCAGAGGTTGGAAGGGGATCATGATGGCCACCATCCTcattctttctcttcctctggTTACTCGCTCTTCTCTCTTCCAGCAGCGAAAGAAACAACAGTCCACAAGCCCTCCATGA